Proteins encoded together in one Streptomyces sp. B1I3 window:
- a CDS encoding magnesium and cobalt transport protein CorA yields the protein MIVDCGIYRDGRRTEGPADFSDALDEARAAGDAFVWIGLHEPTEKEFDLVSSEFALHPLAVEDALRAHQRPKLDIYDDSLFVVIKPVVYEPESDTVSTGELMLFMGDSFVVTVRHGEGAPLAAVRRRLEAEPEVLRHGPTSVLYAVSDAVVDQYIDVAAELHVDLEELETRVFAPSGSGDSQSTAARIYTFKRQVLEFRRATGPLSAPMARLASAGVPFVDKGSQPFFRDVNDHLTRANEQVEGLDRLLSDILSAHLAQMGVRQNDDMRKISAWAAMAAVPTMVAGIYGMNFDHMPELHWVWTYPAVIVSMAVAVFGLHRLFKGRGWL from the coding sequence GTGATCGTGGACTGTGGCATCTACCGGGACGGGCGCCGGACCGAAGGCCCCGCCGACTTCTCCGACGCCCTCGACGAGGCGCGGGCCGCCGGGGACGCGTTCGTCTGGATAGGACTGCACGAGCCCACGGAGAAGGAGTTCGACCTCGTCAGCAGCGAGTTCGCGCTGCATCCGCTGGCGGTCGAGGACGCCCTGCGCGCGCACCAGCGCCCCAAGCTGGACATCTACGACGACTCCCTGTTCGTGGTCATCAAGCCGGTGGTCTACGAACCCGAGAGCGACACGGTCAGCACCGGAGAGCTGATGCTCTTCATGGGCGACTCCTTCGTGGTGACGGTCCGGCACGGCGAGGGCGCCCCCCTGGCGGCTGTGCGGCGCCGTCTGGAGGCCGAGCCGGAGGTCCTCAGGCACGGCCCCACGTCCGTGCTGTACGCGGTCAGCGACGCGGTCGTGGACCAGTACATAGATGTCGCCGCCGAGCTCCATGTCGACCTGGAGGAGCTGGAGACGCGGGTGTTCGCCCCCAGCGGTTCCGGCGACTCCCAGAGCACCGCCGCACGCATCTACACCTTCAAGCGCCAGGTACTGGAGTTCCGCCGGGCGACCGGCCCGCTGAGCGCCCCCATGGCGCGGCTGGCGAGCGCGGGCGTGCCGTTCGTCGACAAGGGCTCACAGCCCTTCTTCCGGGACGTGAACGACCACCTCACCCGTGCCAACGAGCAGGTGGAGGGGCTCGACCGGTTGCTCTCGGACATCCTGTCGGCGCATCTGGCACAGATGGGCGTACGGCAGAACGACGACATGCGGAAGATCTCGGCCTGGGCCGCCATGGCGGCGGTGCCGACGATGGTGGCCGGGATCTACGGCATGAACTTCGACCACATGCCGGAGCTGCACTGGGTGTGGACGTACCCCGCGGTGATCGTGTCCATGGCCGTCGCGGTCTTCGGACTGCACCGCCTGTTCAAGGGCCGCGGCTGGCTGTAG
- a CDS encoding histidine phosphatase family protein translates to MPTLILVRHGRSTANTAGLLAGRTPGVALDERGAAQAAALPGRLAALPLVAAVTSPLQRCRETLQPLLDARPGLPLHTEDRISECDYGEWSGRKLAELSDEPLMSVVQQHPSAAAFPGGESMRGMQARAVDAVRDWNARVEAEHGEDATYVMCSHGDIIKALVADALGMHLDLFQRLHADPCSVTAIRYTRLRPFLLRLGDTGDLASLAPREQALGADSAGGTATEAAVGGGAGAP, encoded by the coding sequence ATGCCCACGCTCATCCTTGTACGCCATGGACGCTCGACCGCCAACACCGCCGGACTGCTCGCCGGGCGGACCCCCGGTGTCGCCCTCGACGAACGCGGCGCCGCGCAGGCCGCCGCGCTCCCCGGCCGGCTGGCCGCCCTCCCGCTCGTCGCCGCCGTCACCAGTCCCCTGCAGCGGTGCCGCGAGACCCTCCAGCCACTGCTGGACGCCCGCCCCGGCCTGCCGCTGCACACCGAGGACCGCATCAGCGAGTGCGACTACGGGGAATGGTCGGGACGCAAACTGGCCGAGCTGTCCGACGAACCGCTGATGTCCGTCGTGCAGCAGCACCCCTCCGCAGCGGCCTTCCCCGGTGGCGAGTCCATGCGTGGCATGCAGGCCAGGGCCGTCGACGCCGTACGGGACTGGAACGCCCGTGTCGAGGCGGAGCACGGCGAGGACGCCACGTACGTGATGTGTTCGCACGGCGACATCATCAAGGCGCTCGTCGCCGACGCGCTCGGCATGCACCTCGACCTCTTCCAGCGCCTCCATGCCGACCCGTGCTCGGTCACCGCGATCCGCTACACCCGGCTCCGCCCGTTCCTCCTCAGGCTCGGGGACACCGGCGATCTCGCGTCCCTGGCACCGCGCGAACAGGCCCTGGGGGCCGACTCGGCGGGGGGTACGGCAACCGAAGCGGCCGTCGGGGGCGGCGCGGGGGCGCCGTGA
- a CDS encoding DUF3090 domain-containing protein: MSRQVFLYDPPDRFVAGTVGLPGRRTFFLQASSRGRVTSVALEKTQVAALAERIDELLDEVVRRTGGNSPVPAVAPMDVADTAPLDAPVEEEFRVGTMALAWDGEEQRMIVEAQALVELDADSGDDLAEAEERLLQDEENGPPMLRVRLSGAQARAFAKRALDVVNAGRPPCPLCSLPLDPEGHVCPRQNGYRRGA; the protein is encoded by the coding sequence GTGTCCCGTCAGGTGTTCCTCTACGACCCCCCGGACCGTTTCGTGGCCGGTACGGTCGGGCTGCCTGGCCGCCGTACGTTTTTCCTGCAGGCATCCTCGAGGGGACGGGTCACGAGCGTGGCCCTGGAGAAGACCCAGGTTGCCGCGTTGGCCGAACGGATCGACGAACTCCTCGACGAGGTCGTCCGGCGGACCGGCGGCAATTCACCGGTGCCCGCCGTGGCACCCATGGACGTCGCCGACACCGCTCCGCTCGACGCCCCCGTCGAGGAGGAGTTCAGGGTCGGCACGATGGCCCTCGCCTGGGACGGCGAGGAGCAGCGCATGATCGTCGAGGCGCAGGCGCTCGTCGAGCTGGACGCCGATTCCGGGGACGACCTCGCGGAGGCCGAGGAAAGGCTTCTGCAGGACGAGGAGAACGGCCCGCCCATGCTGCGCGTCCGGCTGAGCGGCGCCCAGGCGCGGGCGTTCGCCAAACGCGCCCTGGACGTCGTCAACGCCGGGCGCCCGCCGTGCCCGCTGTGCAGCCTGCCCCTCGACCCGGAAGGACACGTATGCCCGCGCCAGAACGGATACCGTCGCGGGGCCTGA
- a CDS encoding SCO1664 family protein, whose product MPAPERIPSRGLTEAGLRTLLSEGELTVLGQVRGASNAVLHCTVAFEGEERTCVYKPVAGEQPLWDFPDGTLAQREVAAYEISEATGWGLVPPTVLRDGPYGEGMCQLWIEAEEAAAPDGAPDAAHGLLALVEGEEPGEGWKAVGFAEVGGGRTALLVHADDPRLRRLAILDAVINNGDRKGGHLLPAPGGRLYGIDHGVTFNADDKLRTLLWGWAGEPLPEEAVTVLERLSVDLEPGRALAARLAELITETELDALRGRVEALRKSGRHPGPSGEWPAIPWPPV is encoded by the coding sequence ATGCCCGCGCCAGAACGGATACCGTCGCGGGGCCTGACGGAGGCCGGGCTGCGCACCCTGCTCAGCGAGGGGGAGCTCACGGTCCTCGGACAGGTCAGGGGCGCGTCCAACGCGGTACTCCACTGCACGGTCGCGTTCGAGGGTGAGGAGCGCACCTGCGTCTACAAGCCGGTCGCGGGGGAGCAGCCCCTGTGGGACTTCCCCGACGGCACGCTCGCCCAGCGGGAGGTCGCGGCGTACGAGATCTCCGAGGCCACAGGATGGGGCCTCGTGCCGCCGACCGTGCTGCGGGACGGGCCGTACGGCGAGGGGATGTGCCAGCTCTGGATCGAGGCGGAGGAGGCCGCGGCGCCGGACGGGGCTCCCGACGCGGCGCACGGGCTGCTGGCGCTCGTGGAGGGTGAGGAGCCCGGCGAGGGCTGGAAGGCCGTGGGCTTCGCCGAGGTCGGCGGGGGGAGGACCGCCCTGCTGGTGCACGCGGACGACCCACGTCTGCGGCGGCTCGCGATCCTGGACGCGGTGATCAACAACGGGGACCGCAAGGGCGGCCACCTGCTGCCCGCGCCCGGCGGCCGGCTGTACGGCATCGACCACGGCGTCACCTTCAACGCGGACGACAAGCTGCGGACGCTGCTGTGGGGCTGGGCGGGCGAGCCCTTGCCGGAGGAAGCCGTCACGGTGCTCGAGCGGCTGTCCGTGGACCTGGAGCCGGGCCGGGCGCTCGCCGCCCGGCTGGCGGAGCTGATCACGGAGACGGAACTGGACGCGCTGCGGGGGCGGGTGGAGGCCCTGCGCAAGAGCGGCCGGCACCCTGGGCCGAGCGGGGAGTGGCCCGCGATCCCCTGGCCGCCGGTGTGA